A stretch of the Sulfurospirillum sp. UCH001 genome encodes the following:
- a CDS encoding recombinase family protein, translating to MIVGYIRVSTDTQVTSNQKNEILNYAHELHVKVDKFIDVTMSSRKNMRDRLIDDLFTSLSLGDMLIISELSRLGRSTQEVLQTIEKLMSIGVELHIIKQKMVINPNNKNDFVSKAMITLMSLFSELERDLISQRTTEALKARKAQGVVLGKPKGTTQKSKYDAHVDRIVELHTLGLSLNKIVSNHLEPVMGKGNCSVASLSVYLKRRGLVK from the coding sequence ATGATAGTAGGCTACATAAGAGTTTCAACAGATACACAGGTCACATCTAACCAAAAGAATGAGATATTAAACTACGCCCATGAGTTACATGTAAAGGTGGATAAGTTTATAGATGTCACCATGAGTTCACGTAAGAACATGAGAGACAGACTCATAGATGACTTATTCACCTCTCTAAGCTTGGGCGATATGCTTATCATTAGTGAACTCTCACGACTTGGTAGAAGCACTCAAGAGGTTCTACAGACCATTGAGAAGCTTATGAGTATTGGAGTAGAACTTCATATCATCAAACAGAAGATGGTTATTAACCCCAACAATAAGAATGATTTTGTCTCTAAGGCTATGATAACCCTTATGAGTCTCTTCTCTGAGTTAGAGCGTGACTTGATTAGTCAAAGAACCACAGAAGCTCTCAAGGCGAGGAAAGCTCAAGGGGTTGTATTGGGTAAACCAAAAGGGACAACTCAGAAGTCTAAGTATGATGCACATGTTGATCGTATTGTGGAGCTTCATACGCTAGGTTTATCTCTCAATAAGATTGTCTCAAACCACTTAGAACCTGTCATGGGTAAAGGGAATTGTAGTGTGGCTAGTTTATCTGTCTATCTCAAACGAAGAGGATTAGTTAAATAG
- a CDS encoding IS3 family transposase (programmed frameshift) yields MVNKAQKYTQEFKNSTIQLALNSEKSAYQIAQDLGMSDKTLYAWLRDYRKKHHLISELPNRTTNSSPKESLEEENRRLRKENSKLKIERDILKKAAGVLRERSSLKYAWIKEHRNEFNIAHMCHLLEVSRNCYYRWLRIERQEDMVLNTMIQDIFLSTYQTYGTRRMKKRLEQLYGLIVSRRRIARIMKKLGLSCRNKRRFRVLTTNSNHTYAIAPNRIQQDFYASVPNQMYVGDITYIPTQEGWLYLAVVIDLYSRRVIGWSMDAHMSATLVNDALFMALKKRNPPQGVIWHTDRGSQYASDAHKAMLKEYGIVQSMSAKGNCYDNAVAESFFHSLKTELTHHMKFETRSQANQAIFEYIEVFYNRQRLHSSNGYLSPVDFENKLLQNDMSA; encoded by the exons ATGGTCAACAAAGCTCAGAAATATACTCAAGAGTTTAAAAACTCAACAATACAATTAGCCCTCAATAGTGAAAAATCAGCCTATCAAATAGCACAAGATTTAGGGATGAGTGATAAAACACTGTATGCGTGGCTACGAGACTATAGGAAAAAGCATCACTTAATTTCTGAATTACCGAACCGAACTACCAATAGTTCACCCAAAGAAAGTCTTGAAGAGGAGAATCGACGACTGCGTAAAGAGAACTCAAAGTTGAAGATAGAGAGAGATATTTTAAAAAAGGCAGCGG GCGTTCTTCGCGAAAGAAGCTCATTGAAGTACGCCTGGATTAAAGAGCATCGTAATGAATTCAATATTGCGCACATGTGCCATTTATTAGAGGTTTCTCGTAACTGTTATTATCGATGGCTTCGAATAGAGAGGCAAGAAGATATGGTATTAAACACCATGATTCAAGATATTTTTCTTAGCACTTATCAAACGTACGGCACACGCCGAATGAAAAAGAGACTTGAACAACTCTATGGATTGATCGTCTCTCGTAGACGTATTGCAAGGATTATGAAAAAACTTGGGCTAAGTTGTCGCAATAAACGTCGTTTTAGAGTTCTTACCACCAACTCCAATCATACCTATGCTATTGCCCCTAATCGAATTCAACAAGATTTTTATGCCTCAGTTCCTAATCAAATGTATGTAGGTGATATAACCTATATCCCGACACAAGAAGGATGGCTCTATTTAGCTGTCGTCATTGATTTATATTCAAGAAGAGTTATTGGTTGGTCTATGGATGCACATATGAGTGCAACACTTGTCAACGATGCGCTTTTTATGGCGCTTAAAAAACGCAATCCTCCGCAGGGTGTCATCTGGCATACCGATCGTGGCAGTCAATATGCTTCCGATGCCCATAAAGCCATGCTTAAAGAATATGGCATCGTCCAAAGTATGAGTGCTAAGGGAAATTGTTATGATAATGCTGTTGCCGAGAGTTTCTTTCATTCTTTAAAAACAGAACTTACGCACCATATGAAATTTGAAACAAGGAGCCAAGCAAATCAAGCTATATTTGAATATATCGAAGTGTTTTATAATAGACAGAGGTTGCACTCTAGTAATGGTTATTTGTCACCAGTGGATTTTGAAAATAAACTGTTACAAAACGATATGAGTGCCTAG
- a CDS encoding B12-binding domain-containing radical SAM protein, which produces MKEILLTTFNARYTHTSIAQRYLFANLEELKDKAKILEFVINSQVADAAEEILRYEPKIVGIGAYIWNALEVQELITILKKVAPQVLIILGGPEASHFPHRVDFSGADYIIQGEGDIAFYTLCKTLLEGNMPSERVIKAPMVNLSAIKLPYDYYTDHDIKNRYCYVEASRGCPFTCEFCLSSADKKVRDIEIGRFIGELEKLWQRGVRNFKFIDRTFNLSIENATKLLDFFLSKTEEYFVHFEVIPDHFPAILREKIAQFPPAALQLEVGIQTLDPEISKNIHRRLNIPKIEDNLAFLQEQTHAHLHVDLIIGLPGESLEGFGHNLDKLYSLTQCEIQIGILKKLSGTTISRHDEIYGMVYSDKPPYDILQNDLIPFKEMQKIKRFARFWDMVYNSGNFKKSATLLWKEGKVYEGFYAFSEWLYNQTESTWQISLDRLAQLLFRYLCEEMEHSEEEIKALLIEDIMTVRGRKMPSFLRENYVPHEEQKEGYAKLNKRQLKHATV; this is translated from the coding sequence ATGAAAGAAATTCTCTTAACAACGTTTAACGCACGTTATACACATACCTCTATTGCGCAACGCTATCTTTTTGCAAACCTCGAAGAGCTCAAAGACAAAGCTAAGATTTTAGAGTTTGTCATCAACTCTCAAGTGGCGGATGCTGCAGAAGAAATTTTGAGGTATGAGCCTAAAATCGTGGGCATTGGTGCATACATTTGGAATGCGTTGGAAGTACAAGAACTCATTACCATCCTTAAAAAAGTAGCACCACAGGTTCTTATCATCTTAGGCGGTCCCGAAGCGAGCCATTTTCCACATCGTGTGGATTTTAGTGGTGCAGACTACATTATTCAAGGTGAGGGTGACATCGCTTTTTATACGCTCTGTAAAACACTCCTTGAGGGCAATATGCCAAGTGAACGTGTTATCAAAGCACCCATGGTTAACTTAAGTGCCATAAAATTGCCATATGATTACTACACAGACCATGACATCAAAAACCGTTACTGCTACGTTGAAGCGAGTCGTGGATGTCCTTTTACGTGTGAGTTTTGTCTCTCATCGGCCGATAAAAAAGTACGTGACATCGAAATAGGGCGTTTTATAGGTGAACTTGAAAAGCTTTGGCAGCGAGGGGTGCGTAATTTTAAGTTTATAGACCGCACGTTTAATCTTAGCATTGAAAATGCGACCAAACTGTTAGACTTTTTTCTCTCAAAAACGGAAGAGTATTTTGTACATTTCGAAGTGATACCAGATCATTTTCCTGCTATCCTTCGTGAAAAAATAGCTCAGTTTCCACCTGCTGCATTGCAACTTGAAGTGGGCATCCAAACACTTGATCCTGAGATTTCTAAAAACATCCATAGACGTTTAAATATCCCTAAGATAGAAGACAACTTGGCATTCTTGCAAGAGCAAACGCATGCGCATTTACATGTTGATCTCATTATTGGCTTACCAGGTGAAAGTTTGGAGGGGTTTGGACACAATTTAGATAAACTTTACTCCCTTACACAGTGTGAAATTCAAATCGGCATTCTTAAAAAGCTTTCAGGAACGACTATCTCAAGGCACGATGAGATCTATGGGATGGTGTATTCCGATAAACCACCTTATGATATTTTGCAAAATGATTTAATTCCATTTAAAGAGATGCAAAAGATAAAGCGCTTTGCCCGTTTTTGGGATATGGTTTATAACAGCGGTAATTTTAAAAAGAGTGCTACATTGTTATGGAAAGAGGGCAAAGTCTATGAAGGTTTCTATGCTTTTAGCGAATGGCTTTATAACCAAACTGAATCCACATGGCAAATCTCACTTGATCGTTTAGCTCAGCTTCTTTTTCGTTATCTTTGTGAAGAGATGGAACATAGTGAAGAGGAGATCAAAGCGCTTCTCATTGAAGATATTATGACGGTTCGAGGACGTAAAATGCCTTCATTTTTACGTGAAAACTATGTGCCTCATGAGGAACAAAAAGAAGGCTACGCAAAACTCAATAAACGCCAGTTAAAACATGCCACAGTATAA